A stretch of Rhizobium viscosum DNA encodes these proteins:
- a CDS encoding single-stranded DNA-binding protein: MAGSVNKVILIGNVGADPEIRRTQDGRPIANLRIATSETWRDRNSGERREKTEWHTVVVFNEGLCKVVEQYVKKGAKLYIEGALQTRKWQDQNGNDRYSTEIVLQGFNSTLTMLDGRGEGGGASSGFGGGRGGDDFGGGGYGDDYGSGSSSGGGRSGGGRSGGSSGGSNTGGGNFSRDLDDDIPF, translated from the coding sequence ATGGCTGGCAGTGTGAACAAGGTAATTCTGATCGGAAACGTGGGCGCCGACCCCGAAATCCGCCGCACGCAGGATGGCCGGCCGATCGCCAATCTTCGCATCGCGACCTCGGAAACCTGGCGCGACCGCAATTCCGGCGAACGCCGTGAAAAGACTGAATGGCATACGGTCGTCGTCTTCAACGAAGGCCTCTGCAAGGTCGTCGAGCAGTATGTGAAGAAGGGCGCCAAGCTCTATATCGAGGGTGCGCTGCAGACCCGCAAGTGGCAGGACCAGAACGGCAACGATCGTTATTCGACGGAAATCGTGCTGCAGGGCTTTAATTCGACGCTGACGATGCTCGATGGGCGTGGTGAAGGTGGCGGCGCAAGCTCCGGCTTCGGCGGTGGTCGTGGCGGCGATGATTTCGGTGGCGGTGGTTACGGCGACGACTACGGCTCTGGTTCGTCGTCCGGCGGTGGTCGCAGTGGTGGTGGCCGTAGCGGCGGAAGCAGCGGCGGCAGTAACACCGGTGGCGGCAACTTCTCGCGCGATCTCGACGACGACATCCCGTTTTGA
- a CDS encoding MarC family protein gives MASADQLINAFTTLLVTIDPPGLAPLFLGLTVGMSRPERKQVALRGTTIAFIILAVFALFGSSVLGVLGISIGAFRLAGGLLLFWIAFEMVFEKRQDRKEKTTEVAITKDHIENIAVFPLALPLIAGPGAISATILLGGTLPSTVERAQLIGVIAGCLLITLVVLFLADRLDRFLGVTGRAILTRLLGVILAALAAQFVVDGAKSALNLISATPT, from the coding sequence ATGGCAAGCGCCGACCAACTGATCAACGCGTTCACGACGCTGCTCGTCACTATCGATCCGCCGGGGCTTGCCCCGCTCTTTCTCGGCCTTACTGTCGGCATGAGCCGCCCGGAGCGAAAACAGGTGGCGCTGCGCGGCACCACCATCGCCTTCATCATCCTTGCGGTCTTTGCGCTATTCGGCTCCAGCGTGCTCGGTGTGCTCGGCATTTCCATCGGCGCCTTCCGCCTGGCGGGGGGATTGCTACTTTTCTGGATCGCCTTCGAAATGGTGTTTGAGAAGCGCCAGGACCGCAAGGAAAAGACCACGGAAGTGGCGATCACCAAGGATCATATCGAAAATATCGCCGTCTTCCCGCTGGCACTGCCGCTGATTGCCGGGCCGGGCGCCATTTCGGCGACGATCCTGCTCGGAGGCACCCTGCCCTCCACGGTCGAACGTGCGCAGCTGATCGGGGTTATTGCCGGCTGCCTGCTGATCACGCTGGTGGTGCTTTTCCTCGCCGACCGACTTGACCGCTTCCTCGGCGTCACCGGCCGGGCGATCCTGACCCGCCTTCTCGGCGTCATCCTGGCCGCCCTTGCCGCGCAGTTCGTTGTGGACGGTGCAAAATCTGCTCTCAATCTGATCAGCGCCACGCCGACATGA